Proteins encoded together in one Benincasa hispida cultivar B227 chromosome 1, ASM972705v1, whole genome shotgun sequence window:
- the LOC120067010 gene encoding probable dolichyl pyrophosphate Man9GlcNAc2 alpha-1,3-glucosyltransferase — protein sequence MGEVKGSKVMKNKVDLDNHDDACWWLIHKGVKAIFMSISLFALLVRVAVSLHPYSGAGNPPKYGDYEAQRHWMEITINLPAKDWYRNSTTNDLNYWGLDYPPLTAYQSFIHGLFLKLFDSDSVSLFTSRGYESYFGKLLMRWTVLSSDVLIFFPAVFCFVLAYFSDNSSFRKSDIAWHIAILLINPCLILIDHGHFQYNCISLGLTVGAIAAICTDKDLLGSFLFTLALNHKQMSAYFAPAFFSHLLGKCMRRRNPIVEVLKLGFVVLGTFAIIWLPYLHSVDALLQVLSRLAPFDRGLYEDYVANFWCTTSVLIKWKRLFSVKLLKFLSFTATLSTCLPSMIQQIHVPSNQGFLYGLLCSSFSFYLFSFQVHEKSILLPLLPASMLALDEPSLFIHFLHYALLSMFPLVVRDKLVQAYLAIYALTFLIINASNKGKQKGGAFRSGGVLFGCALCSLILHVVYLVVRPPERYPFLFEAVIMLLCFSQFTFLAVFSNIKQWTLSKAVPPMHKQKLN from the exons ATGGGGGAAGTTAAAGGAAGCAAAGTCATGAAGAACAAGGTTGATTTGGACAACCATGATGACGCTTGTTGGTGGTTGATTCATAAAGGAGTTAAAGctatttttatgtccatatcTTTGTTTGCTTTGCTGGTTCGAGTGGCAGTCTCCCTTCATCCTTACTCAGGTGCGGGAAACCCTCCGAAGTATGGTGACTATGAGGCACAGAGGCATTGGATGGAAATCACCATCAACCTCCCAGCTAAGGATTGGTATCGGAACAGTACCACTAATGACCTCAACTATTGGGGACTTGATTATCCACCCCTTACAGCCTATCAGAGTTTCATTCATGGTCTATTTCTCAAGTTGTTTGATTCAGATTCAGTTTCACTGTTTACTTCGCGAGGTTACGAGTCCTATTTTGG AAAACTTCTTATGAGATGGACGGTTTTATCCTCTGATGTGCTGATTTTCTTTCCTGCAGTTTTCTGTTTTGTTCTTGCATATTTTAGTGATAACTCCAGCTTTCGTAAAAGTGATATAGCATGGCATATTGCAATCCTTCTCATCAACCCGTGCCTCATCTTAATTGATCATGGTCAttttcag TACAACTGTATAAGCTTGGGCCTCACTGTGGGAGCTATTGCTGCCATATGTACGGATAAAGATCTTCTGGGTAGTTTCCTATTTACTCTTGCTCTGAATCATAAGCAG ATGAGTGCATATTTTGCTCCAGCATTTTTCAGCCATCTCCTTGGAAAATGTATGAGGCGTAGAAACCCCATTGTTGAAGTGTTAAAATTGGGCTTCGTAGTCTTGGGAACTTTTGCTATTATTTGGTTGCCATACCTTCATTCAGTTGATGCCCTTTTGCAG GTTCTATCACGTCTTGCTCCCTTTGATAGAGGATTATATGAAGATTATGTGGCGAACTTTTGGTGTACCACATCTGTTCTTATTAAGTGGAAGAGATTATTTTCAGTGAAACTACTGAAATTTCTCAGCTTCACTGCTACACTGTCTACATGTTTACCTTCCATGATTCAACAGATTCATGTCCCGAGTAACCAGGGGTTTCTCTATGGCCTTCTATGTAGTTCTTTCTCATTCTACCTTTTCTCATTTCAAG TGCATGAGAAGTCTATTCTTCTGCCTCTTCTTCCTGCAAGCATGTTGGCTCTGGATGAACCTtcattatttatacattttctACACTATGCATTGCTTTCAATGTTTCCTCTTGTAGTTCGAGACAAACTGGTTCAAGCATATCTTGCCATTTATGCTCTTACCTTCCTTATTATCAATGcatcaaataaaggaaagcaaaaAGGGGGAGCGTTTCGTTCTGGTGGGGTTTTATTCGGATGTGCTCTGTGTTCACTTATTCTCCACGTTGTTTACTTGGTGGTGCGCCCTCCTGAGAGGTATCCCTTTCTCTTTGAGGCAGTAATTATGCTTCTTTGCTTTTCTCAATTCACCTTCCTTGCGGTCTTCTCCAATATAAAGCAATGGACGCTGTCTAAAGCTGTTCCACCGATGCATAAGCAGAAGCTTAATTAG